One genomic segment of Pseudonocardia sp. T1-2H includes these proteins:
- a CDS encoding bifunctional FO biosynthesis protein CofGH: protein MADLPDPQFSPRAHDADEPLPSESAIRRALRRARDGVVLDVTEAAVLLAARGEQLDALLDAASTVRDAGLVDAGRPGVVTYSRKVFIPLTRLCRDRCHYCTFATVPHRLPAAFLERDEVLEIARAGAAAGCKEALFTLGDRPEARWPAAREWLDERGYDSTLDYVRACAIAVLEETGLLPHLNPGVLSWEELTRLKPVAPSMGMMLETTATRLWSEPGGPHYGSPDKEPAVRLRALTEAGRVGVPFTTGILIGIGENRTERAESIFAIRSAARASGHIQEVIVQNFRAKPDTAMANDPDADLDDLAATIAVTRLVLGPKMRVQAPPNLVGEEFALMLRAGIDDWGGVSPVTPDHVNPERPWPVIDELAARSAESGFTLRERLTAYPKYVLAGSPWIDTRLHAHVAALADPETGLANPDAVVEGRPWQEPDGGFESSGRIDLNSSIDTTGRTEDRRGDFASVYGDWDELKAELAEQRSRAPERLSGDVREGLVLAGENPAGLLDPANEAAAMAVLTAEGPALEELARLADALRRDVVGDDVTYVINRNINFSNVCYVGCRFCAFAQRERDADAFRLSLDEVASRAAEAARDGATEVCVQGGIDPQLPVTFYADLVRAVHEAVPGMHVHAFSPMEIVSAASKAGVSVREWLQELKAAGLGSIPGTAAEILDDEVRWVLTKGKLPASEWVEVVSTAHELGISSSSTMMYGHVDEPRHWLGHLRTLASIQDRTGGFTEFVPLPFVHTNAPIYLAGLARPGPTERDNRAVHAFARLALHGRIDHVQCSWVKLGDDLAADILRGGADDMGGTLMEETISRMAGSENGSERSVEELVAIAAAAGRPVRQRTTTYRGTPARLRPTLPLSLPLAPA, encoded by the coding sequence GTCGTCACGTACTCGCGCAAGGTGTTCATCCCGCTGACCCGGCTCTGTCGGGACCGCTGCCACTACTGCACCTTCGCCACGGTGCCGCACCGGCTGCCCGCGGCGTTCCTGGAGCGCGACGAGGTGCTCGAGATCGCCCGGGCCGGCGCGGCGGCCGGGTGCAAGGAGGCCCTGTTCACCCTCGGGGACCGCCCGGAGGCACGCTGGCCCGCCGCGCGGGAGTGGCTCGACGAGCGCGGCTACGACTCCACGTTGGACTACGTCCGGGCCTGCGCGATCGCGGTGCTCGAGGAGACCGGCCTGCTGCCGCACCTCAACCCCGGCGTACTCAGCTGGGAGGAGCTCACGCGGCTCAAGCCCGTCGCCCCGAGCATGGGGATGATGCTGGAGACGACCGCGACGCGCCTGTGGTCCGAGCCCGGCGGCCCGCACTACGGCAGCCCGGACAAGGAGCCCGCGGTCCGGCTCCGCGCCCTGACCGAGGCCGGACGGGTGGGCGTCCCGTTCACCACCGGCATCCTGATCGGGATCGGGGAGAACCGCACCGAGCGCGCCGAGTCGATCTTCGCGATCCGGTCCGCGGCGCGGGCGAGCGGGCACATCCAGGAAGTCATCGTGCAGAACTTCCGGGCCAAGCCGGACACCGCGATGGCGAACGACCCGGACGCGGACCTCGACGATCTGGCCGCCACGATCGCGGTCACGCGCCTGGTCCTCGGGCCGAAGATGCGGGTGCAGGCGCCGCCGAACCTCGTCGGCGAGGAGTTCGCGCTCATGCTCCGCGCCGGCATCGACGACTGGGGCGGCGTGTCGCCGGTGACCCCGGACCACGTCAACCCCGAGCGCCCCTGGCCGGTGATCGACGAGCTCGCGGCCCGCTCCGCGGAGTCCGGCTTCACCCTGCGCGAGCGGCTCACCGCCTACCCCAAGTACGTGCTCGCGGGGTCGCCGTGGATCGACACCCGGCTGCACGCGCACGTCGCCGCGCTGGCGGACCCGGAGACCGGGCTGGCGAACCCCGACGCGGTGGTCGAGGGCCGGCCGTGGCAGGAGCCCGACGGCGGGTTCGAGTCCAGCGGCCGGATCGACCTGAACTCCTCGATCGACACCACCGGCCGGACCGAGGACCGGCGCGGGGACTTCGCGTCGGTCTACGGGGACTGGGACGAGCTGAAGGCCGAGCTGGCCGAGCAGCGCTCGCGGGCCCCGGAACGGCTGTCCGGGGACGTCCGCGAGGGCCTCGTCCTCGCCGGGGAGAACCCCGCGGGACTGTTGGACCCGGCGAACGAGGCCGCGGCGATGGCAGTGCTCACCGCCGAGGGGCCGGCGCTGGAGGAGCTCGCCCGGCTGGCAGATGCGCTGCGCCGCGACGTCGTCGGGGACGACGTCACCTATGTGATCAACCGGAACATCAACTTCTCCAACGTCTGCTACGTCGGCTGCCGGTTCTGCGCGTTCGCCCAGCGCGAGCGGGACGCGGACGCCTTCCGGCTCTCCCTGGACGAGGTCGCCTCGCGGGCCGCGGAGGCCGCGCGGGACGGCGCCACGGAGGTCTGCGTGCAGGGCGGCATCGACCCGCAGCTGCCGGTGACCTTCTACGCGGACCTGGTCCGCGCGGTCCACGAGGCCGTCCCGGGGATGCACGTGCACGCGTTCTCCCCGATGGAGATCGTGTCCGCGGCGTCGAAGGCCGGGGTGTCGGTGCGGGAGTGGCTCCAGGAGCTCAAGGCGGCCGGGCTGGGCTCGATCCCGGGCACCGCCGCGGAGATCCTCGACGACGAGGTCCGCTGGGTGCTGACCAAGGGCAAGTTGCCGGCGTCGGAGTGGGTCGAGGTGGTCTCCACCGCGCACGAGCTGGGGATCTCGTCGTCGTCGACGATGATGTACGGGCACGTCGACGAGCCGCGGCACTGGCTCGGGCACCTGCGCACGCTGGCCTCGATCCAGGACCGCACCGGGGGCTTCACCGAGTTCGTCCCGTTGCCGTTCGTGCACACCAACGCGCCGATCTACCTGGCCGGGCTGGCCCGTCCGGGCCCCACCGAGCGGGACAACCGGGCGGTCCACGCGTTCGCCCGGCTCGCCCTGCACGGCCGGATCGACCACGTCCAGTGCTCCTGGGTGAAGCTCGGCGACGACCTCGCCGCGGACATCCTGCGCGGCGGCGCGGACGACATGGGCGGCACGCTCATGGAGGAGACGATCAGCCGGATGGCGGGCTCGGAGAACGGTTCCGAGCGCTCCGTCGAGGAGCTGGTGGCGATCGCCGCGGCCGCCGGACGCCCGGTGCGCCAGCGCACCACGACCTATCGGGGCACTCCCGCGCGGCTCCGCCCGACGCTCCCGCTGTCCCTGCCGCTGGCTCCGGCCTGA